One part of the Ziziphus jujuba cultivar Dongzao chromosome 2, ASM3175591v1 genome encodes these proteins:
- the LOC107418511 gene encoding uncharacterized protein LOC107418511, with product MAHRNTQRRILVDPESKVSSMDPTFKRQPKPTTSHHLTTNPDPKMPSKPSSMSNSFSRLITIHRPRLSQKPTAQQQSLPPLVDTHLQAKAMSVSAMVDDTSKYSFTKGNDVLSKTEKHSKAAAKDVRNKDKYRKPMKEVDKKKVEEVVVEEKKEANEDLKNIGQEGEKMLERKKLPVSLGLSGGRRRSLCGSHVNLADVFANTGVKVVAVDMPPFMQIHAVECARKTHDSLEKFTSKTLALTLKKEFDGIYGPAWHCIVGTSFGSFVTHSVGGFLYFSMDQKLYILLFKTTVQIAD from the exons ATGGCTCACCGCAACACCCAGCGGCGCATCTTAGTAGACCCAGAATCGAAGGTATCATCCATGGATCCCACCTTCAAAAGGCAACCTAAACCCACCACTTCTCACCACCTAACCACAAACCCAGATCCTAAAATGCCCTCTAAACCCTCTTCCATGTCAAACAGCTTCTCTAGACTCATCACAATTCATAGGCCCAGGTTATCACAGAAACCCACCGCCCAACAGCAGTCACTTCCTCCTCTTGTAGACACCCATTTGCAAGCCAAAGCTATGTCAGTTTCTGCCATGGTCGATGATACTTCCAAGTATTCCTTTACTAAGGGAAATGATGTTCTATCCAAGACAGAGAAACATAGCAAAGCAGCAGCTAAGGATGTTCGTAATAAAGATAAGTATAGGAAACCAATGAAAGAAGTGGATAAGAAGAAAGTTGAGGAGGTAGTTgtagaggaaaagaaagaagccAATGAGGATTTGAAGAATATTGGTCAAGAAGGTGAAAAAATGTTGGAAAGGAAGAAACTTCCGGTTTCATTAGGCTTGAGCGGTGGAAGGAGGAGATCTCTCTGTGGCTCTCATGTTAATTTGGCTGATGTCTTTGCTAATACCGGTGTCAAAGTGGTTGCTGTTGACATGCCACCGTTTATGCAGATCCATGCTGTGGAATGTGCTAGAAAGACCCATGATAGCTTAGAAAAGTTCACCTCCAAGACCCTTGCTTTAACTCTCAAAAAG GAATTTGATGGGATATACGGACCAGCATGGCATTGTATTGTGGGAACGAGTTTTGGGTCCTTTGTTACTCATTCAGTAGGTGGGTTTCTGTATTTTTCAATGGATCAAAAGTTGTATATCCTTTTGTTTAAGACCACTGTACAAATAGCAGATTGA